The Anopheles coluzzii chromosome 2, AcolN3, whole genome shotgun sequence genome window below encodes:
- the LOC120948975 gene encoding serine protease inhibitor 42Dd-like isoform X3 produces the protein MPAIRRFGTLRPVLAVLLLLAKVQSIEDHLSTQPEITNHLDRPKVTMADNSSSLDAQFVSQSNSFATKLYQRISAKHAGENVVISPFSISACLSLAAMGAGGLTAEQMYSVLEFGAPDRKQTVADNYRRLMERLATDSTVNVANKIYVMQNYAVKGAFNAIATGSFRSEAESVNFAESAAAAKKINGWVEEKTNNKIKDLISPDALDELSRMVLVNAVHFKGTWTYQFDPSLTRPFPFWLSETESRDVPMMNIKKHFAFNNFEELGFSALELTYGGSDMTMMLLLPNERMGLAALEEKLPTLNLAELAGKMHKQEVEVFLPKFKIEFTRDLNEDLQALGMERMFSDSAEFPDLLEQNEPLKVSKVVHKAFIEVNEEGTEAAAATGMIMMMRCMPMHPYFTVDHPFLYVLRHQQMVYFVGRVAKIDA, from the exons a TGCCCGCTATACGACGGTTCGGTACGCTACGCCCAGTTCTAGCAGTGCTTCTACTACTAGCCAAAGTGCAATCGATTGAGGACCATTTATCAACCCAACCGGAGATAACAAACCATCTGGACCGCCCCAAAGTTACCATGGCCGACAATAGCAGCTCTCTCGATGCGCAATTTGTGTCACAGTCGAACAGCTTCGCTACCAAGCTGTACCAG CGAATAAGTGCGAAACATGCGGGAGAGAATGTGGTCATTTCGCCCTTCTCGATCAGTGCGTGCCTTTCCCTGGCCGCGATGGGCGCCGGCGGCCTTACCGCAGAGCAGATGTACTCCGTGCTGGAATTTGGAGCGCCAGACAGAAAGCAAACCGTGGCCGACAACTATCGGCGCCTAATGGAGCGCCTCGCCACCGACAGCACGGTGAACGTGGCGAACAAAATCTACGTCATGCAGAATTACGCTGTCAAGGGTGCGTTCAACGCGATTGCCACCGGCAGCTTCCGGTCGGAGGCCGAGTCGGTCAACTTTGCCGAGAGCGCGGCGGCAGCGAAAAAGATCAACGGCTGGGTGGAGGAGAAGACgaacaacaaaatcaaagaTCTGATCTCGCCGGATGCGCTGGACGAGCTGTCGCGCATGGTGCTGGTCAATGCGGTGCACTTCAAGGGCACCTGGACGTACCAGTTCGATCCGAGCCTGACCCGCCCGTTCCCGTTCTGGCTGAGCGAGACGGAATCGCGCGACGTGCCGATGATGAACATCAAGAAACACTTTGCCTTCAACAACTTCGAGGAGCTCGGCTTCTCGGCGCTGGAGCTCACGTACGGCGGGAGCGACAtgacgatgatgctgctgctgccgaacgAGCGGATGGGTTTGGCCGCGCTCGAGGAAAAGCTGCCCACGCTCAATCTGGCCGAGCTGGCGGGGAAAATGCACAAGCAGGAGGTAGAGGTGTTTCTGCCCAAATTCAAGATCGAATTTACGCGCGATCTCAACGAGGATCTGCAAGCG CTCGGCATGGAAAGAATGTTCAGCGACTCGGCCGAATTCCCCGACCTGCTGGAGCAAAACGAACCACTGAAGGTGTCCAAAGTCGTCCACAAAGCGTTCATTGAAGTGAACGAGGAAGGCACTGAggcagctgctgctaccg gtatgatcatgatgatgcgCTGCATGCCAATGCACCCTTACTTCACGGTCGACCATCCATTCCTTTATGTGCTGAGGCATCAGCAGATGGTCTACTTTGTGGGTCGCGTGGCCAAGATCGATGCTTAG
- the LOC120948975 gene encoding serine protease inhibitor 42Dd-like isoform X1 has product MPAIRRFGTLRPVLAVLLLLAKVQSIEDHLSTQPEITNHLDRPKVTMADNSSSLDAQFVSQSNSFATKLYQRISAKHAGENVVISPFSISACLSLAAMGAGGLTAEQMYSVLEFGAPDRKQTVADNYRRLMERLATDSTVNVANKIYVMQNYAVKGAFNAIATGSFRSEAESVNFAESAAAAKKINGWVEEKTNNKIKDLISPDALDELSRMVLVNAVHFKGTWTYQFDPSLTRPFPFWLSETESRDVPMMNIKKHFAFNNFEELGFSALELTYGGSDMTMMLLLPNERMGLAALEEKLPTLNLAELAGKMHKQEVEVFLPKFKIEFTRDLNEDLQALGMERMFSDSAEFPDLLEQNEPLKVSKVVHKAFIEVNEEGTEAAAATAAVVRVKRALINRLKVRLDHPFLYALMMGSSRQTAFVGRLVKPDQSDVAQANRHEEL; this is encoded by the exons a TGCCCGCTATACGACGGTTCGGTACGCTACGCCCAGTTCTAGCAGTGCTTCTACTACTAGCCAAAGTGCAATCGATTGAGGACCATTTATCAACCCAACCGGAGATAACAAACCATCTGGACCGCCCCAAAGTTACCATGGCCGACAATAGCAGCTCTCTCGATGCGCAATTTGTGTCACAGTCGAACAGCTTCGCTACCAAGCTGTACCAG CGAATAAGTGCGAAACATGCGGGAGAGAATGTGGTCATTTCGCCCTTCTCGATCAGTGCGTGCCTTTCCCTGGCCGCGATGGGCGCCGGCGGCCTTACCGCAGAGCAGATGTACTCCGTGCTGGAATTTGGAGCGCCAGACAGAAAGCAAACCGTGGCCGACAACTATCGGCGCCTAATGGAGCGCCTCGCCACCGACAGCACGGTGAACGTGGCGAACAAAATCTACGTCATGCAGAATTACGCTGTCAAGGGTGCGTTCAACGCGATTGCCACCGGCAGCTTCCGGTCGGAGGCCGAGTCGGTCAACTTTGCCGAGAGCGCGGCGGCAGCGAAAAAGATCAACGGCTGGGTGGAGGAGAAGACgaacaacaaaatcaaagaTCTGATCTCGCCGGATGCGCTGGACGAGCTGTCGCGCATGGTGCTGGTCAATGCGGTGCACTTCAAGGGCACCTGGACGTACCAGTTCGATCCGAGCCTGACCCGCCCGTTCCCGTTCTGGCTGAGCGAGACGGAATCGCGCGACGTGCCGATGATGAACATCAAGAAACACTTTGCCTTCAACAACTTCGAGGAGCTCGGCTTCTCGGCGCTGGAGCTCACGTACGGCGGGAGCGACAtgacgatgatgctgctgctgccgaacgAGCGGATGGGTTTGGCCGCGCTCGAGGAAAAGCTGCCCACGCTCAATCTGGCCGAGCTGGCGGGGAAAATGCACAAGCAGGAGGTAGAGGTGTTTCTGCCCAAATTCAAGATCGAATTTACGCGCGATCTCAACGAGGATCTGCAAGCG CTCGGCATGGAAAGAATGTTCAGCGACTCGGCCGAATTCCCCGACCTGCTGGAGCAAAACGAACCACTGAAGGTGTCCAAAGTCGTCCACAAAGCGTTCATTGAAGTGAACGAGGAAGGCACTGAggcagctgctgctaccg CGGCTGTTGTACGCGTCAAACGAGCCCTTATAAACCGCCTCAAAGTACGGCTAGACCATCCGTTCTTGTACGCTTTGATGATGGGGTCTTCACGGCAGACGGCTTTCGTTGGCCGGTTGGTGAAACCCGATCAATCTGATGTCGCCCAAGCAAATCGCCACGAGGAATTGTAA
- the LOC120948975 gene encoding serine protease inhibitor 42Dd-like isoform X5, giving the protein MADNSSSLDAQFVSQSNSFATKLYQRISAKHAGENVVISPFSISACLSLAAMGAGGLTAEQMYSVLEFGAPDRKQTVADNYRRLMERLATDSTVNVANKIYVMQNYAVKGAFNAIATGSFRSEAESVNFAESAAAAKKINGWVEEKTNNKIKDLISPDALDELSRMVLVNAVHFKGTWTYQFDPSLTRPFPFWLSETESRDVPMMNIKKHFAFNNFEELGFSALELTYGGSDMTMMLLLPNERMGLAALEEKLPTLNLAELAGKMHKQEVEVFLPKFKIEFTRDLNEDLQALGMERMFSDSAEFPDLLEQNEPLKVSKVVHKAFIEVNEEGTEAAAATAAVVRVKRALINRLKVRLDHPFLYALMMGSSRQTAFVGRLVKPDQSDVAQANRHEEL; this is encoded by the exons ATGGCCGACAATAGCAGCTCTCTCGATGCGCAATTTGTGTCACAGTCGAACAGCTTCGCTACCAAGCTGTACCAG CGAATAAGTGCGAAACATGCGGGAGAGAATGTGGTCATTTCGCCCTTCTCGATCAGTGCGTGCCTTTCCCTGGCCGCGATGGGCGCCGGCGGCCTTACCGCAGAGCAGATGTACTCCGTGCTGGAATTTGGAGCGCCAGACAGAAAGCAAACCGTGGCCGACAACTATCGGCGCCTAATGGAGCGCCTCGCCACCGACAGCACGGTGAACGTGGCGAACAAAATCTACGTCATGCAGAATTACGCTGTCAAGGGTGCGTTCAACGCGATTGCCACCGGCAGCTTCCGGTCGGAGGCCGAGTCGGTCAACTTTGCCGAGAGCGCGGCGGCAGCGAAAAAGATCAACGGCTGGGTGGAGGAGAAGACgaacaacaaaatcaaagaTCTGATCTCGCCGGATGCGCTGGACGAGCTGTCGCGCATGGTGCTGGTCAATGCGGTGCACTTCAAGGGCACCTGGACGTACCAGTTCGATCCGAGCCTGACCCGCCCGTTCCCGTTCTGGCTGAGCGAGACGGAATCGCGCGACGTGCCGATGATGAACATCAAGAAACACTTTGCCTTCAACAACTTCGAGGAGCTCGGCTTCTCGGCGCTGGAGCTCACGTACGGCGGGAGCGACAtgacgatgatgctgctgctgccgaacgAGCGGATGGGTTTGGCCGCGCTCGAGGAAAAGCTGCCCACGCTCAATCTGGCCGAGCTGGCGGGGAAAATGCACAAGCAGGAGGTAGAGGTGTTTCTGCCCAAATTCAAGATCGAATTTACGCGCGATCTCAACGAGGATCTGCAAGCG CTCGGCATGGAAAGAATGTTCAGCGACTCGGCCGAATTCCCCGACCTGCTGGAGCAAAACGAACCACTGAAGGTGTCCAAAGTCGTCCACAAAGCGTTCATTGAAGTGAACGAGGAAGGCACTGAggcagctgctgctaccg CGGCTGTTGTACGCGTCAAACGAGCCCTTATAAACCGCCTCAAAGTACGGCTAGACCATCCGTTCTTGTACGCTTTGATGATGGGGTCTTCACGGCAGACGGCTTTCGTTGGCCGGTTGGTGAAACCCGATCAATCTGATGTCGCCCAAGCAAATCGCCACGAGGAATTGTAA
- the LOC120948975 gene encoding serine protease inhibitor 42Dd-like isoform X4, producing MPAIRRFGTLRPVLAVLLLLAKVQSIEDHLSTQPEITNHLDRPKVTMADNSSSLDAQFVSQSNSFATKLYQRISAKHAGENVVISPFSISACLSLAAMGAGGLTAEQMYSVLEFGAPDRKQTVADNYRRLMERLATDSTVNVANKIYVMQNYAVKGAFNAIATGSFRSEAESVNFAESAAAAKKINGWVEEKTNNKIKDLISPDALDELSRMVLVNAVHFKGTWTYQFDPSLTRPFPFWLSETESRDVPMMNIKKHFAFNNFEELGFSALELTYGGSDMTMMLLLPNERMGLAALEEKLPTLNLAELAGKMHKQEVEVFLPKFKIEFTRDLNEDLQALGMERMFSDSAEFPDLLEQNEPLKVSKVVHKAFIEVNEEGTEAAAATGMVMMTCAMIMYPMFTADHPFLYALKDSQGNILFIGKILKV from the exons a TGCCCGCTATACGACGGTTCGGTACGCTACGCCCAGTTCTAGCAGTGCTTCTACTACTAGCCAAAGTGCAATCGATTGAGGACCATTTATCAACCCAACCGGAGATAACAAACCATCTGGACCGCCCCAAAGTTACCATGGCCGACAATAGCAGCTCTCTCGATGCGCAATTTGTGTCACAGTCGAACAGCTTCGCTACCAAGCTGTACCAG CGAATAAGTGCGAAACATGCGGGAGAGAATGTGGTCATTTCGCCCTTCTCGATCAGTGCGTGCCTTTCCCTGGCCGCGATGGGCGCCGGCGGCCTTACCGCAGAGCAGATGTACTCCGTGCTGGAATTTGGAGCGCCAGACAGAAAGCAAACCGTGGCCGACAACTATCGGCGCCTAATGGAGCGCCTCGCCACCGACAGCACGGTGAACGTGGCGAACAAAATCTACGTCATGCAGAATTACGCTGTCAAGGGTGCGTTCAACGCGATTGCCACCGGCAGCTTCCGGTCGGAGGCCGAGTCGGTCAACTTTGCCGAGAGCGCGGCGGCAGCGAAAAAGATCAACGGCTGGGTGGAGGAGAAGACgaacaacaaaatcaaagaTCTGATCTCGCCGGATGCGCTGGACGAGCTGTCGCGCATGGTGCTGGTCAATGCGGTGCACTTCAAGGGCACCTGGACGTACCAGTTCGATCCGAGCCTGACCCGCCCGTTCCCGTTCTGGCTGAGCGAGACGGAATCGCGCGACGTGCCGATGATGAACATCAAGAAACACTTTGCCTTCAACAACTTCGAGGAGCTCGGCTTCTCGGCGCTGGAGCTCACGTACGGCGGGAGCGACAtgacgatgatgctgctgctgccgaacgAGCGGATGGGTTTGGCCGCGCTCGAGGAAAAGCTGCCCACGCTCAATCTGGCCGAGCTGGCGGGGAAAATGCACAAGCAGGAGGTAGAGGTGTTTCTGCCCAAATTCAAGATCGAATTTACGCGCGATCTCAACGAGGATCTGCAAGCG CTCGGCATGGAAAGAATGTTCAGCGACTCGGCCGAATTCCCCGACCTGCTGGAGCAAAACGAACCACTGAAGGTGTCCAAAGTCGTCCACAAAGCGTTCATTGAAGTGAACGAGGAAGGCACTGAggcagctgctgctaccg